One part of the Diadema setosum chromosome 6, eeDiaSeto1, whole genome shotgun sequence genome encodes these proteins:
- the LOC140229698 gene encoding uncharacterized protein — protein MDAKYKEKLQMNSDLIVKEVDAEHLCLYLNGIVLTKFEVDRIYGGTSREERAKRLLSTLLTKDDMAYQHFRYALRERYSDIVKKLDDTAVSSLDTGNGEFLQKRVLQRRDSLILNLQAENLVGYLQSEGVLTGNDCNKIRAGASKVDKARVLVDSLADKGPDAYKTFSLAVKARQPQLAKIFERPDSS, from the coding sequence ATGGATGCAAAGTACAAAGAAAAGCTACAGATGAACTCTGACCTCATTGTAAAGGAAGTGGACGCTGAACACCTTTGCCTCTACCTGAATGGAATAGTCCTGACAAAATTTGAAGTGGACCGGATTTACGGGGGCACGTCGCGCGAAGAACGCGCAAAACGCCTTCTGAGCACCCTTCTTACCAAAGACGATATGGCATACCAGCACTTTCGCTACGCTCTGCGAGAGAGATACTCAGATATCGTGAAGAAACTGGACGACACGGCCGTCTCGAGTCTCGACACAGGAAATGGCGAGTTCCTGCAGAAACGCGTTCTTCAGCGTCGCGATTCGCTGATCCTCAACCTGCAGGCAGAGAATCTGGTCGGCTACCTACAGAGCGAGGGCGTCCTAACCGGAAATGATTGCAATAAGATCCGCGCAGGCGCATCAAAGGTGGACAAAGCCAGGGTCTTGGTGGACTCGCTGGCCGACAAGGGTCCCGACGCCTACAAAACATTCTCACTCGCTGTCAAGGCCCGTCAACCACAACTGGCAAAGATCTTCGAAAGACCAGATTCGTCTTGA